A part of Sparus aurata chromosome 19, fSpaAur1.1, whole genome shotgun sequence genomic DNA contains:
- the ipo4 gene encoding importin-4 isoform X1, translating into MEPSWTLRPTLEDQIVAFSNQLADATAQLKQAFKDPAIIPALCAVMSGSQNPQIRQSAAVMLRLRVKKHWKKISPNDRESLKAVVLQAFMQESEHTVQHSLSQLCAVMVKHETPDRWPALLQLLNQSTKSSNPHDRQVGLLLLNKVMESNPEPFKPHYCQLLQLFSTVLQDHNNPTALYYCILTLTAITAYTGTEEMNLMRSIIPSLIVALKHLIKADQDQASEAMEVFNELMESEVSIIVPHVTDMVHFCLEVGSDTTLSDSLRVKALSCIAFLIKLKSKTVLKQKLLNPILQAIFPVLVAAPPPGEHDPEDEEDDSGDGSDNDNPKHCAAQIIDTMALHMPPEKLFQQLMPLAQACLTSENPYQRKGGLMCLAVLAEGCADHIRTKMLSSMLQTVCQSLSDSNQVVRSAGLFALGQFSEHLQPEVSKYCSDLMPLLLGYLSSCNQAKVGHVTKAFYALENFMENLGADIEPYLPTLMETMLSALNNTENLKIKELAVSAIGAIANAAKELLVPYFPPVIESLKGFLTTTTEEMRSLQTQSLDTLSVLARTIGNDVFSPLAAECVRLGLNLTDTIDDPDLRRCTYSLYSAVSTVSPDCLTPHLTAITTVMLLALKSNEGITAHLEEDKTFVLLDEDDDDENNEGEKDVDDFLEDDTETDIHDVAGFSVENAYIDEKEDACDALGELAFSTGAAFQPFLESSFQQVYEMRDFPHEDVRRAAFGAMGQFCRAQHKVWTENPTESNHQALLKLLDVVIPCFLETVRTEQERQVVMAVLETMNSVIKSCKEEVFKNPSRLKEISHVIRDVLKKKAVCQGGGVDEADDEDQQAEYDAMLLEFAGEGIPLLASSVPAEQFAPFLNDLLPLIMSKAKSSCTVADRSFSVGTIGEILQALGCVSGGRGLAGRLSNRLLPVLVAGTKDSDAEVRNNSVFGLGCLAQAAGPIVVTDYPMMLSVFSNLLTKESDLRVIDNLCAALCRMILSNVEAVPLEQVFPALVARLPLKEDMEENKTVFSCMAMLYTNSPALVVKQMKPIVAASSHVLGNKDVDEETQTTSAMLIKQFAQHHSADFQAAMTSLPGEQQAKLSAAISAS; encoded by the exons ATGGAGCCAAGTTGGACTTTACGACCAACTCTGGAGGACCAAATCGTCGCTTTTAGCAACCAACTGGCAGAT GCCACAGCCCAGCTGAAGCAGGCTTTCAAAGACCCAGCCATTATACCAGCCCTGTGTGCTGTAATGAGTGGCTCCCAAAACCCTCag ATTCGTCAGTCAGCTGCTGTGATGCTGAGGTTGAGAGTGAAGAAACACTGGAAGAAGATTAGCCCCAATGACAGAGAGAG CCTCAAGGCAGTGGTGCTGCAGGCCTTCATGCAGGAATCAGA GCACACAGTGCAGCACTCGCTCTCCCAACTGTGCGCAGTGATGGTTAAACATGAGACACCAGACCGCTGGCCTGCCCTGCTGCAGCTACTCAACCAGTCCACCAAGAGCAGCAACCCTCATGACAGACAG GTTGGCCTCCTGCTGCTCAATAAGGTGATGGAGTCCAATCCGGAGCCTTTCAAGCCTCACTACTGCCAGCTGCTACAGCTGTTCAGTACTGTGCTTCAGGACCACAACAACCCAACAGCCTTGTACTACTGCATCCTCACCCTCACAGCCATCACTGCATACACTGGCACAGAAGAAATG AATCTGATGCGTTCGATCATCCCGAGCCTGATTGTTGCTCTGAAACACCTCATTAAGGCAGATCAG GACCAAGCCAGCGAGGCTATGGAGGTGTTTAATGAGCTCATGGAGAGCGAGGTGTCCATCATCGTCCCTCATGTTACCGACATGGTCCACTTCTGCCTGGAG GTGGGAAGTGACACCACACTGAGTGACTCCCTGCGGGTGAAGGCACTCTCTTGTATTGCCTTCCTCATCAAGCTGAAGAGCAAG ACGGTGCTGAAGCAGAAGCTGCTGAACCCCATCCTGCAGGCTATTTTCCCTGTGCTGGTTGCAGCTCCCCCACCTGGTGAGCACGAcccagaggatgaggaggatgacaGCGGAGATGGCTCGGACAATGATAATCCCAAACACTGTGCTGCTCAG ATTATTGACACCATGGCTCTCCATATGCCCCCAGAGAAACTATTTCAACAGTTG ATGCCCCTGGCTCAAGCCTGCCTTACCAGTGAAAACCCCTATCAGAGGAAGGGAGGTCTCATGTGTCTTGCTGTGCTGGCTGAAGGATGTGCTGACCACATACGCACCAA GATGCTGTCATCTATGCTGCAGACTGTGTGCCAGAGTCTTTCCGACTCTAATCAGGTTGTTCGCAGTGCTGGCCTTTTTGCCTTGGGACAGTTCTCTGAACACTTACAG CCCGAAGTGAGCAAGTACTGTTCAGACCTGATGCCTTTGCTGCTGGGCTACCTTTCTTCCTGTAACCAGGCAAAGGTTGGCCATGTTACTAAGGCATTTTATGCCCTGGAGAATTTCATGGAGAACCTAG GAGCAGATATTGAGCCCTACTTGCCCACCCTGATGGAGACTATGTTGTCTGCCCTTAACAACACTGAAAACCTCAAGATAAAAGAGCTTGCTGTGTCAGCCATCGGTGCCATAG CCAATGCTGCCAAGGAGCTGCTGGTGCCCTACTTCCCTCCAGTTATTGAAAGCCTGAAGGGCTTCCTGACGACCACCACAGAGGAAATGAGGTCTCTGCAAACACAATCCTTGG ATACCCTCTCTGTGCTGGCCCGTACCATCGGCAATGATGTCTTCAGCCCTCTTGCTGCAGAGTGTGTTCGACTGGGCCTCAACCTCACTGACACCATTGATGACCCTGACTTGAGACGCTGCAC GTACAGTCTATACTCTGCTGTATCCACAGTGAGCCCTGACTGCCTGACACCTCACCTCACTGCTATCACAACGGTCATGCTCCTCGCACTCAAGTCCAATGAAGGCATTACG GCACACCTCGAGGAGGACAAGACCTTTGTCCTTCTggatgaagacgatgatgatgaaaataacgAGGGAGAAAAAGATGTTGATGATTTTCTAGAAGATGATACTGAGACAGATATCCATGATGTTGCAGG ATTCAGTGTGGAAAACGCCTACATCGATGAGAAGGAGGATGCCTGTGATGCACTGGGAGAGCTTGCCTTCAGCACAGG CGCTGCCTTCCAGCCCTTCCTGGAGTCGAGCTTCCAGCAGGTTTACGAGATGAGAGAT TTTCCCCATGAGGACGTCCGCAGGGCAGCTTTCGGAGCTATGGGCCAGTTTTGTCGAGCTCAGCACAAAGTATGGACGGAGAATCCCACTGAGTCCAACCACCAGG CTCTGCTGAAGTTGCTGGACGTGGTCATTCCCTGCTTTTTGGAAACTGTGCGAACAGAGCAGGAGCGCCAGGTTGTGATGGCTGTCCTCGAAACCATGAACAGTGTCATCAAGTCCTGCAAGGAAGAGGTTTTCAAGAACCCTTCGCGGCTCAAGGAGATCAGTCATGTCATCCGTGATGTGCTCAAGAAAAAG GCCGTTTGCcagggtggtggtgttgatGAAGCTGATGATGAAGACCAACAG GCGGAGTACGATGCCATGCTCCTGGAGTTTGCCGGGGAGGGAATTCCCCTGCTGGCCTCTTCTGTGCCTGCAGAGCAGTTCGCCCCTTTCCTCAACGACCTGCTGCCTCTCATCATGAGCAAAGCT AAATCGTCATGCACAGTGGCAGACCGCTCTTTCTCTGTGGGAACCATTGGGGAAATCCTGCAGGCCCTTGGTTGCGTGTCTGGTGGGCGGGGCTTGGCAGGCCGCCTGTCCAATCGCTTGCTTCCCGTGCTGGTAGCTGGAACGAAGGACAGCGATGCAGAGGTTCGCAACAACAGCGTGTTCGGACTTGGATGTCTGGCCCAGGCAGCTGGACCCATCGTTGTGAC AGACTATCCCATGATGCTGTCTGTGTTTTCCAACCTGCTGACCAAAGAGTCAGACCTCAGGGTGATTGACAACCTGTGTGCTGCCCTCTGCAGGATGATCTTGAGCAATGTGGAAGCTGTCCCTCTGGAGCAG GTTTTTCCTGCTCTGGTGGCTCGTCTTCCCCTCAAAGAGGACATGGAGGAGAACAAGACGGTGTTCAGCTGCATGGCTATGCTCTACACTAACAGTCCTGCTCTG GTTGTGAAGCAAATGAAGCCCATTGTCGCTGCTTCTAGCCATGTCCTTGGCAACAAAGACGTTGATGAAG AGACCCAGACCACTTCTGCCATGCTAATCAAACAGTTTGCCCAGCACCACTCTGCAGACTTCCAAGCAGctatgacatcacttcctggaGAACAGCAGGCCAAACTCAGCGCGGCCATCTCTGCCtcgtag
- the ipo4 gene encoding importin-4 isoform X2, with amino-acid sequence MTEELEQILSQLTQPDNAVIQQATAQLKQAFKDPAIIPALCAVMSGSQNPQIRQSAAVMLRLRVKKHWKKISPNDRESLKAVVLQAFMQESEHTVQHSLSQLCAVMVKHETPDRWPALLQLLNQSTKSSNPHDRQVGLLLLNKVMESNPEPFKPHYCQLLQLFSTVLQDHNNPTALYYCILTLTAITAYTGTEEMNLMRSIIPSLIVALKHLIKADQDQASEAMEVFNELMESEVSIIVPHVTDMVHFCLEVGSDTTLSDSLRVKALSCIAFLIKLKSKTVLKQKLLNPILQAIFPVLVAAPPPGEHDPEDEEDDSGDGSDNDNPKHCAAQIIDTMALHMPPEKLFQQLMPLAQACLTSENPYQRKGGLMCLAVLAEGCADHIRTKMLSSMLQTVCQSLSDSNQVVRSAGLFALGQFSEHLQPEVSKYCSDLMPLLLGYLSSCNQAKVGHVTKAFYALENFMENLGADIEPYLPTLMETMLSALNNTENLKIKELAVSAIGAIANAAKELLVPYFPPVIESLKGFLTTTTEEMRSLQTQSLDTLSVLARTIGNDVFSPLAAECVRLGLNLTDTIDDPDLRRCTYSLYSAVSTVSPDCLTPHLTAITTVMLLALKSNEGITAHLEEDKTFVLLDEDDDDENNEGEKDVDDFLEDDTETDIHDVAGFSVENAYIDEKEDACDALGELAFSTGAAFQPFLESSFQQVYEMRDFPHEDVRRAAFGAMGQFCRAQHKVWTENPTESNHQALLKLLDVVIPCFLETVRTEQERQVVMAVLETMNSVIKSCKEEVFKNPSRLKEISHVIRDVLKKKAVCQGGGVDEADDEDQQAEYDAMLLEFAGEGIPLLASSVPAEQFAPFLNDLLPLIMSKAKSSCTVADRSFSVGTIGEILQALGCVSGGRGLAGRLSNRLLPVLVAGTKDSDAEVRNNSVFGLGCLAQAAGPIVVTDYPMMLSVFSNLLTKESDLRVIDNLCAALCRMILSNVEAVPLEQVFPALVARLPLKEDMEENKTVFSCMAMLYTNSPALVVKQMKPIVAASSHVLGNKDVDEETQTTSAMLIKQFAQHHSADFQAAMTSLPGEQQAKLSAAISAS; translated from the exons ATGACAGAGGAACTTGAGCAAATTCTATCGCAGTTGACACAGCCTGACAATGCAGTTATTCAGCAG GCCACAGCCCAGCTGAAGCAGGCTTTCAAAGACCCAGCCATTATACCAGCCCTGTGTGCTGTAATGAGTGGCTCCCAAAACCCTCag ATTCGTCAGTCAGCTGCTGTGATGCTGAGGTTGAGAGTGAAGAAACACTGGAAGAAGATTAGCCCCAATGACAGAGAGAG CCTCAAGGCAGTGGTGCTGCAGGCCTTCATGCAGGAATCAGA GCACACAGTGCAGCACTCGCTCTCCCAACTGTGCGCAGTGATGGTTAAACATGAGACACCAGACCGCTGGCCTGCCCTGCTGCAGCTACTCAACCAGTCCACCAAGAGCAGCAACCCTCATGACAGACAG GTTGGCCTCCTGCTGCTCAATAAGGTGATGGAGTCCAATCCGGAGCCTTTCAAGCCTCACTACTGCCAGCTGCTACAGCTGTTCAGTACTGTGCTTCAGGACCACAACAACCCAACAGCCTTGTACTACTGCATCCTCACCCTCACAGCCATCACTGCATACACTGGCACAGAAGAAATG AATCTGATGCGTTCGATCATCCCGAGCCTGATTGTTGCTCTGAAACACCTCATTAAGGCAGATCAG GACCAAGCCAGCGAGGCTATGGAGGTGTTTAATGAGCTCATGGAGAGCGAGGTGTCCATCATCGTCCCTCATGTTACCGACATGGTCCACTTCTGCCTGGAG GTGGGAAGTGACACCACACTGAGTGACTCCCTGCGGGTGAAGGCACTCTCTTGTATTGCCTTCCTCATCAAGCTGAAGAGCAAG ACGGTGCTGAAGCAGAAGCTGCTGAACCCCATCCTGCAGGCTATTTTCCCTGTGCTGGTTGCAGCTCCCCCACCTGGTGAGCACGAcccagaggatgaggaggatgacaGCGGAGATGGCTCGGACAATGATAATCCCAAACACTGTGCTGCTCAG ATTATTGACACCATGGCTCTCCATATGCCCCCAGAGAAACTATTTCAACAGTTG ATGCCCCTGGCTCAAGCCTGCCTTACCAGTGAAAACCCCTATCAGAGGAAGGGAGGTCTCATGTGTCTTGCTGTGCTGGCTGAAGGATGTGCTGACCACATACGCACCAA GATGCTGTCATCTATGCTGCAGACTGTGTGCCAGAGTCTTTCCGACTCTAATCAGGTTGTTCGCAGTGCTGGCCTTTTTGCCTTGGGACAGTTCTCTGAACACTTACAG CCCGAAGTGAGCAAGTACTGTTCAGACCTGATGCCTTTGCTGCTGGGCTACCTTTCTTCCTGTAACCAGGCAAAGGTTGGCCATGTTACTAAGGCATTTTATGCCCTGGAGAATTTCATGGAGAACCTAG GAGCAGATATTGAGCCCTACTTGCCCACCCTGATGGAGACTATGTTGTCTGCCCTTAACAACACTGAAAACCTCAAGATAAAAGAGCTTGCTGTGTCAGCCATCGGTGCCATAG CCAATGCTGCCAAGGAGCTGCTGGTGCCCTACTTCCCTCCAGTTATTGAAAGCCTGAAGGGCTTCCTGACGACCACCACAGAGGAAATGAGGTCTCTGCAAACACAATCCTTGG ATACCCTCTCTGTGCTGGCCCGTACCATCGGCAATGATGTCTTCAGCCCTCTTGCTGCAGAGTGTGTTCGACTGGGCCTCAACCTCACTGACACCATTGATGACCCTGACTTGAGACGCTGCAC GTACAGTCTATACTCTGCTGTATCCACAGTGAGCCCTGACTGCCTGACACCTCACCTCACTGCTATCACAACGGTCATGCTCCTCGCACTCAAGTCCAATGAAGGCATTACG GCACACCTCGAGGAGGACAAGACCTTTGTCCTTCTggatgaagacgatgatgatgaaaataacgAGGGAGAAAAAGATGTTGATGATTTTCTAGAAGATGATACTGAGACAGATATCCATGATGTTGCAGG ATTCAGTGTGGAAAACGCCTACATCGATGAGAAGGAGGATGCCTGTGATGCACTGGGAGAGCTTGCCTTCAGCACAGG CGCTGCCTTCCAGCCCTTCCTGGAGTCGAGCTTCCAGCAGGTTTACGAGATGAGAGAT TTTCCCCATGAGGACGTCCGCAGGGCAGCTTTCGGAGCTATGGGCCAGTTTTGTCGAGCTCAGCACAAAGTATGGACGGAGAATCCCACTGAGTCCAACCACCAGG CTCTGCTGAAGTTGCTGGACGTGGTCATTCCCTGCTTTTTGGAAACTGTGCGAACAGAGCAGGAGCGCCAGGTTGTGATGGCTGTCCTCGAAACCATGAACAGTGTCATCAAGTCCTGCAAGGAAGAGGTTTTCAAGAACCCTTCGCGGCTCAAGGAGATCAGTCATGTCATCCGTGATGTGCTCAAGAAAAAG GCCGTTTGCcagggtggtggtgttgatGAAGCTGATGATGAAGACCAACAG GCGGAGTACGATGCCATGCTCCTGGAGTTTGCCGGGGAGGGAATTCCCCTGCTGGCCTCTTCTGTGCCTGCAGAGCAGTTCGCCCCTTTCCTCAACGACCTGCTGCCTCTCATCATGAGCAAAGCT AAATCGTCATGCACAGTGGCAGACCGCTCTTTCTCTGTGGGAACCATTGGGGAAATCCTGCAGGCCCTTGGTTGCGTGTCTGGTGGGCGGGGCTTGGCAGGCCGCCTGTCCAATCGCTTGCTTCCCGTGCTGGTAGCTGGAACGAAGGACAGCGATGCAGAGGTTCGCAACAACAGCGTGTTCGGACTTGGATGTCTGGCCCAGGCAGCTGGACCCATCGTTGTGAC AGACTATCCCATGATGCTGTCTGTGTTTTCCAACCTGCTGACCAAAGAGTCAGACCTCAGGGTGATTGACAACCTGTGTGCTGCCCTCTGCAGGATGATCTTGAGCAATGTGGAAGCTGTCCCTCTGGAGCAG GTTTTTCCTGCTCTGGTGGCTCGTCTTCCCCTCAAAGAGGACATGGAGGAGAACAAGACGGTGTTCAGCTGCATGGCTATGCTCTACACTAACAGTCCTGCTCTG GTTGTGAAGCAAATGAAGCCCATTGTCGCTGCTTCTAGCCATGTCCTTGGCAACAAAGACGTTGATGAAG AGACCCAGACCACTTCTGCCATGCTAATCAAACAGTTTGCCCAGCACCACTCTGCAGACTTCCAAGCAGctatgacatcacttcctggaGAACAGCAGGCCAAACTCAGCGCGGCCATCTCTGCCtcgtag